TATAGCAGCAGCTCCCCTGACGGCCTTGCTGTGGCCATGTCAGTTCGTAGATACGCCTCTGATCTTCACACCAGCAGAACAAGGAGGCTTCATAAAGGAACTGCAGAAACCCTGCCTGTGTGCACATCCCCAGACAGCCAAGAACTCAGAGGGAGGTGATGCTACTGTTTAATTGCAGGAGTTGGGAGAGTGTGCACTGCACACTGGGGCTGTGAGAAGCAAGAAGGAAGGAGCAAGGGCAGAGCCCCCTGCTGAGCAACAAAGGCCTCCTGCCgccttctctgtctgtctcctggtGCAGGCACATGAGGAGACCTCccctggggggggggggggcacaaGTCCAGGGGTGGGAGCACTACAAGGGGTGGGAGTAGGAGGTGGTCAGTGTGACAGGCCTTGCACAGACCCCTAGACTTTCCGGCACTTGTAGTTCAGAATGGAAATTTTATCCTCCCAGGGAACTTCATTGATCTGGAAAGAGCAGAACTCTtcctgtgaaaagaaagagagggagaaaatgcGTGTGGGTTACAGTTAAAGCCAAAGATGCCCAGGAATGGGACATCAGAATGGGGGTGAGAATGGATGGAGATGAGACACTGCCCCCTGACCCCGACCTACCCCTGCCGAGTTCCAGGGCACTGAGCCCAACTGGGCAATGACTGTTCCATTGCCCCTCCCAAGGCTCCAAGTCACCAGGTGACATTGGGCCGTCACCCCACCCTGCAGGATTCCTGTCCCAGCACAGCCCTATGAGAAGCAGCCTGTGCAAGGGAGCCTTAGGGGTGCAGGAGAGGGGAGGCGGCTCACTGCCCCCAGCTCCTTCCACCtccagcacccaggccagcactAAGAGGGGCCAGAGGGAAGAACCCAGGGAACTGGGAATTGCAACTCAAAGTGCCCAAGGTGGTGAGGTGATGACAAGGAGAGTGTGACTCTGCCCTGACCAGAGACCTCAAAAGAAATCCTGGGTTCTTGGAGAGGCTGGTGTTGGGTGAGCTGGGGCAGGTCCAGGGCTTCTCAGCTAACAGGCATTTAATTCCCTCTAATCTGCTCAGAGTGGCTGTGGCTGCAGGCAGGTGACTGAGGCTGGAATTAGTCAGAGCCCCTTCTTTCTGACCAGAACCCAGCCCAGCAGCTGCTTCCTCCAGTCCAACAGGCAACACACCAAAGCAGGTAGAGTTGACCTCCCAGTAACCATTACCAAGCTAAAGTCTTCCCAGCAAAACAAATTCATCACCCCTATCCACAGCAGTCCACCTGCACACACATAGCCATCTATATTAACTCACACCAACCCTCACCCAAATGAATATATGCATGAACCCACATACTCcttcacacatccacacacatgcgcacacacactcCTGTGCATCTTCctcatgtatgcacacatatgcatCTTTCCACATGCACACCTACGTGTGTATACCATCCCACACATACATTCATGCATACACAAAActccatatgcacacacacattcattgaCTTCACAAAACACATCTGCACATGTGTGCCAAACACACATGCATCTTCCCATGCACATGAATACAGCCTTGCATATGTGGCTCCACAAATatctgcacacatgcacacatgcccTCCAAAGCATGTGCAGGAGTACaggtgcgcacacacacacgtacacacacacacatgcacatgctgCTCTGCAGTACTTGATGCCCCTGACCCACATCAGGCACATACCTCTTTCAGTTCTGGCTGGTCATTGAAGGGACAGTTGTCCAAGTTGGGCTGGGACTTGGTGCATGTGGTTCGACCGAACTTCACATTGAAGTAGTAGTTCACCCCACCCACGATCTACATGCGTGGAAGAGCAGGAAGCAGGGACAGCATGCTGTCAGtttcatgcacacacaggcacttCACTGTGACTGAGTCACTGGGCTTGCCTGGGGCTTCATGCTGCCCACACTGTCACCCAAAAAGCACACAAGCCATCTTCTCCTGCTGGCTGGCAGTGGTAGGGTGTCCCCGGCCTCCCTAGTAACTTGTTTTCTCTGGGTATCTCAAGCAAGCTGTCTCATGCAGCCCAGTAGGAGGAGAAGCAGGGGCGGGGCAGATGGAAGCCGGGGCCTAAAACCCCCTTCACTGGATTCAGGAACAGAAGGCACAGCTCTGGGGAGCCAGCCAGAGTGGGACAAAGAAACAGTCCTGGCACCAGGCTTGCAGGGCAGGGTCTAAGCACCAAGTGAATGCTCTTTCCCATAGCAAAGGATTAACTGAATTCTGCTATCTGTGCTCAGGGGGCAGGGACACTTCCTAGGTGACCCATCCTAGGAAGGCTGTCACCTGATGATGAAATTTCAGCTAACTTCCAGCTCCTGGCATTCAGTCCACAGAGCATCTCATTCCTGCCATTTAACCCAGAGGtatttttcctcatttctcaGTAGGAGATGAGATGCTCACTTACATTGACGTTTTAGGCCAATAAACATTGCTTCCCGCATGCCTCCATTCCAGGTGTGATTTTCGAGGCAATATTTCTAAAGTGAGTCACGCACCTGCATGTTTTATAGTTGCAACTTCAGAAGAGAACCGAATGCTTTCCCTGCACAGTGCCACCCCCAGACATGACTTGTCAGAACTGTGGAGAAGCGTGGGATGAGGGACCCTGGGACCAGGGTGCTAGACCTTGCCCTGTGGAACCACACATAAGTCCTGTAGAACCACATGCAAGTCCTGTGATCCCTCCAGTGTCAGTCTGCTGCTCTGTAAAATAGGCTCCAGGGCCCAACGATCTACATCATTCTGTGCTTCACTCTGTTAGTGACACACTTGAGAAGGAGGTGCAGGCCAGCAGGGACCACAGCACCAGGGAGTGCCCCTCCTGTGCAGGGAGAGGGCTGCAGGAGGAGAAACAGGGCTGGTCTGGACTCCTCTGACTTTCCAAGAGGAGCTCTAAACGCAGGTGGACCATATAGCCCTGTGGTCGCTGTGTCACTGTTTGCTGCTCTGCCATGGGACGTAGGTCAAGCTGGGCTCGGTAGCCATGCTGAAGCTCCCTCCCTCTGGACCCAACCACCTCCTTCGCTCTGCTGGGTGATTGCTGTCCTCATTTTGCTGAGGTCTAACTCTGTGtcagctggcagaggcagggttAGGCGTGTTCTACCCCAGCAGGAACTCAGCTGTCCTGGGCTGTAGGGAGTGGTCAACCAGCCTGAGAGTGAAAGCCACTAGCCCTAACGGGCTGTGCCCAGGGGTGTGACTTGGGAGGGAAGCAGGGCTCTGCAGGACAAGGAGTCAGATTCCCGTGTGGCCCCCGTGGAGAGGACTCAGGGAGGAGGATGAACCTTGTGGCCTGGATCTCATCCTGAGCAGCATCAAGCCCACCCAGAGTCAGCACAGTCTCCATCCACACCTGCTGGACCCTGGGAAATGCCACGGTCATGGTACAGACACAGCGGCTGCTGCAGGTTAAAGGAGGCCGAGGGGACAGGACAGGGCTGAACTCATGCACTCACGGCCGGGGAGTGTCCTAGGGCATGAAGACCATCAGCAGACAGTCAGGGAAACCTGAATGAGTCTGCGGTTTAGATAATGTTGATTTGCTGGGAGTGCTCTGTGGAGTGAGGCAACAAACCCAGCTGGGACTCAGGACCCCAGGGtggtggtagcacgcacctgctGGTAGGCAGCCATCACCTGCAGAGGGCGGCTGTAGTACTCATCCTTACTAATGTCCTTGTTGTACTCGCTGATGGTGAAGTCCAGGGCACGCTGCACACTCTTGTCATTGAGGTCTGCAGCATGGATGCCACCTGCCAAGGTCCTAGATTGGGCCGAGGCACTCCTGGCCACGGCCACCATCAAGGCAGTCAGCAGCAGCAGTGGGGTGTGCATGGGCCAGGTCATGTTCTACTGGGACACAGAGCAAGGAGCTGGATCTCCCAGAGAGCAAagcagcaggaggctgaggcaggaagcccAGGCCAGAAGGCAGCTGTGCATTTATCCTACTTGGgtgtcccccaaccccacctgCTCCCTGGCCCCgcccctggctcctcctcctctttctacccctcctcttctgtctctatCTCCCTTTCCACCCCCaactacctccctccctccctaagTTCCCTTCGCTCCTCCCatgcctcctcctcatcctcctccccactcctgtcctgactgcaacctccccacAGCCCTGCCCCTCTTCCTCAGTGTTCTAAAGCTTGGCTCACTCTGGATTCCAGAGAGGTGACACTGCTCCCTGGGCTGTGAAACCTGGTGACCACCTATTTCCTCAGGAAAGGGAGAAATACAGggcttggcctcctaaagtctTCAGATGTCAGGGGCGTCCAGGAGCACGTGGTCATGGTCTGGGAATTCCTGGAGCAGGGAGCTGTTTCAGAAGCTCTGGGATGACCTTGTCCATGCCCTGTTCTGGGGAACTTCTTTGCCAAACATAAAGTAATTAACCTTTGGGTAAAGTTCACTGGGTTCTCTTTTCATAACTCCTCATTATTCAATAAACAAACCTGTCACCAGCTTCCCCCTGCACCAAGCAGTCTGGGCAATGGAGCCATAGACATGACCTTGCAGAGCTGCCGTCCAACAGAGATGTGACAGAAACCCAGGAGCAATTTAAAACACAtttgaaaaagttaaaagataCAGCTGAAAGTAATTTTGGTATTTCTACTTTACCGTAATATATCCAAAATACTTCAACACATCAGGACTATTCTTAAGGAGCTAGTTTACattcttttgtgtgtatgtaatgTCTTCAAGTTCCCTGTGTATTTTTTACAGTTAGACCAAGTGTCACTTTGGACTAGCCCCATTTCAAGTGCCCTGTGACCACGAGTGGCTGCTGGTGGCTGCGGTACAGCATAGCCCAGCCATTAGGGTGTGTGGGAGGATGCAGAGTGGTGATCAACAGTTTAGATCAGAGAATTATAGTCGCTCAGTTAGAGAGAGATGGGTGCTACTGGACGCTGGTCAGGGAAGTCTCTATGAGACTGGAAAGGTTGAAAAGCCCCAGGCAGTGGGAAGGGCcagtgcaaagaccctgaggcaaGGCTGGGCATGCCTGCTCCAGGAAGAGGAAGCTCCTGGAGGGGGTGTGAGCAGGGAAGGGAACGACCTGGAGTCTCATGGTAACTGTGGGTGTGTCCAGGTGGAAGGCGCAGGGAGACCCCTGGCAGGCGGTGGGGATGTCAGGAGAAGGAGCAGCAGCCACAGGATGAATGTGGGAGCCCAAGAGCCTCTCTTGCCCCTCCCCTCTGGGAGAGGTGCTGCCAGCGCTGGTCCTCTGTGCACTGCTTGGAAAActcatgtaatattttaaaaattactttgaatGAGGtagaatttacatacaataaaatgcctAATTGTATGTGCCCAATCTGGGGGATTTCATAAATGCATACACTTGTGTTACCACTTTGTCCACACCTGTGATATCTGCCTCGCCCCAGATGGTTTCCTCCTGCCTCTGAAGCCCACCCTCATGCCCGCCCCACCCTGTCAGCCCACATCCAGCCCTGTAGACTCCTTTGTTGCCTGTCCTTGAGCTTCCCAGCAATGGAATCCTACAGAGAGAGCTCTGGTGTGTCTTCGTCCTTTGCTCAGCGTGGCTTCATTGCCAGGATTGCGAGTTCTCCTTCCCCACAGACTGAGAGGATGTGGTCAGTTGGGTGCCCTGTTGGCTGACAAAGCCCCCAGCTCAGGATGCTGCGGACCTGGGCTGGAATGTGACTTCAGGAgtggggagggtggaaggaggctCTGAACAGACAGCTGCTCCCTTCGTTCTCTCAACTCTACCCTCCATACCTGAAGGTGACCCTGTGGCAAATGCCCTTATGGCAAGGTGGCAGCGTGACCAGAAATGCCAGGAAACCCTAGGCCTTTGTAGGGCACCCAGAGGACTCTCCCGggagtggtggaggtgatggtctGCCAGGATCAGCCCAGATCTGCTATAATTCTGTGGCTCCGCAATGGCTGGGGCTGCATCAGCAGGAACCCAACAGTGGGAACAATATTACTCATGGGTGCTCATGTTCAGTATGAGGACAGGGGACCTTTTTACCTAAGGCCCAGTGACCATTGCACCCTACTGTGAATCCAGCACCCCTAGAAAAGCCATGTACCCCAGCAGATACAGCAGGTGTCCCAGGGGTAGTGTTTACTGctgagtgagggagggaaggtCTTCAAGCAGGGCTGCACATGATGCCTCCTAGTTAGACAGGAAATGGGGGGAGATtcccagagaagggaaagagagggcAGCCCCTGGCCAGGTGCTTGTGAGCAGAATGTTCATTTCCCAAGTGTGGGAGTTGGGTGTCCTCTGTGGCTCCCACCTTCCCTGGCCGCTCGGGCTCAACTCTCAGGAGGATGTGTTGTGCAGAGGGTAAGCTGAAATACACATAAATGTCTCCTATCTTTTGTCATTAGGAAAGAGGTGCAGGTCATCCACATAATAGGCTTATGGTGGTGGGTGGAGTATGAGGTAGGAGCTGGAATGCTGGCCTATTTCCCTGTATGTGATGCCACCGCCGGTGGTCATCTTCTGTCAGGACACTGGAATGAGCTCTAGGGAGGGTCAACAGGCCTGATATAGTGACCACTCTAATCTTTGTAGTCAGACCCCGTGTAGGGCCCTCTCAGGAGCTACAGGAGATGCATCCAGTATGGGTGATGGTAAGTGGAAGGTTAGGGTAGATGGACAGCTGCTCCAGCTGCTGGATGACTTTGGGAAAATGTTTTGCCTTCTCTATGTGTCACGCATATGGAAAGGTGAGCCGCTTTGTAAATGGTGGTGTCTGGTGGTTCAAAACCAGCAAGATAAGTTTGATTCTGCAGTGACTTTTAAGTGTGGTTAAAATTTACAGTAGTCCAGTGTTATGGCGCACCTGTacagctactcttgaggctgacgcaggaggatctcttgaactcaAGTGTTCCAGACCATactgtgcaacacagtgagatcccatctcaaaaaaaaaaaaaaaatagaaagaaaagaaaaggtggagCCTTAGTTCCTATAGCTTACAGCTCCAAGGACAGGTTGGCAGAGACCCAGAGATAAACAATGGACTCAGGACCAAGCCTGGGGCCTCCAGCACCCTCGTAATCTGGAGGAGTCCAGGTCCCCAGGAGGGGGCATGTTTCCTTTCTACCAGTGGATGAAAGAGAAAGCCGTGCTCTCCCAGGTTGTGTGTGTAACTTGATCCCATGATTGAATTAGTAGAGTGAGAAATTAGGTGAGTGACAGAAATTCTCTATAATAAATGAGCAATAAAGGGAAACACTAAACAATATTATAATCAATAAATACCTAACGACATAAACATCACCTAAAGTGCAAGTGGTTAAATCAAGTTGGCCAAGAGTTGAGATTCTGCACATCAAGGTTTTGAGCAATTAACATTCAGTGTCTATGGTAGGAGCTGAGACTGAGCAGCCACAGGATTTGGTGGCTTCTTAAAGGGGGAGCCCAGAATTCTCCTTTATGGAGTGCTGGGAGTTCTCTGGGGTCAAGCTTGTCCCTTACACacacccttcctccttccccctccctgctCCCAACTGTGGGGGACCTGAGATACTCCTGGACTATTGGCCACCGTTGATAAGCATCTGGGCTCTGATGGAGATGAGGCCACATTATTATGAACTCTGGTACTCGCTGTGAAGTATGCCCAAAGCCCCTGCAGGAAAAGGGAGTACAGAGCCCAGGATCTGAGGTCTGATAGTTTGGCACTTTATGGGGGGAAAGAGAATCCTTGGGAAGTTTCCCGCTCAGGGATCAATGTGTAAACAGCGCTTAGGATTTTATATTACAAGGttactatttattttctcaagGAGTACATTCTTCTGAGCAGAGCCAGTGACTAGAGAATCACAGCCGAGTGGAGAGGACAGGGAGAGGTCCTTGGGAACTCGGGATGCTTGTTGATGCACCCAAGGACTTCCCCCAACTCCCTGGTCCCAGCCTGCAGGGGCCTGGCCCAGGAGAAAACAGATGGCTCTGAGGGGAGAGCAATCCCCTTGGCATCTCTGTGTGGTCAGAGTTTTCTTTCTAATCCCCATTCAGGTCACTGCTGGGACTTCCCTGTCACTGTTTGTCTAACCTTAAATATCCATTCCTttagcagagtgcagtggctgtggAGAGTGGTTCCTGTTCCTGCCTGGAATCCTATTACACTCAATCAGTGAGTGCTGGAGCTGGAGCCAGAGGCCATTAGGACAGCCTGCCTGCTCCTGTGGCCCTGCGTGCCCTCTCCTCCTGTCACAGAGGAGCTGGATACAGTGACAAGACTCTCTAATGAAACTTTAAGGCTCCTCTGAGCCTTCTTCTCCACTAGGCCTCAACCTTGGTCTCCAGCTCCTACCTGCCACGTCTGCATTGCTCAGTTTTAGGAAAGAATCCTGCTCCATCATTTTAGGGAGAATCCTGCTGTCCTTGGGGCCTGATCACCAATGACATCTGATCAAGTTCCTCATCCTTCAGCTTTGATGTCTAAGGCTGTGTCCTgcctttagcaagaatcctgtttGGTCAGTTCAGCCAGAAACCCCTACATTTGATGTCTCTGCTTAGTAATTTTTTCTTCACTAACCTCCACACCCTactccttggctataaatctcTACTTGCTCTCTTTATATTTGGATTTGAGCTCACTCTGTCTTATTGTGAGAGTGTTGACCCTATTGCAATTGTCTTGAGTCATCTCAACCAAGGCCAGGCTTCCAGCAGTGAAGCTCCTCATCCCCCTGCCCATGACGTCATCACTGGACTTCCTGCAGGCACCACAAGTTCAGCATGTCTATTGCTACAATCATCATTTTGCCCACAGACCTGCCCCTCATGGAAGGCATGAAATGTAGGTTGGATTCGGAAGGAAAGGGCTGCGCTCCACGAGTTGCATGGCAGTTGTACCATGCAGTCTATGGAGGAGGAGATTTCTCCCTCTCTGGACCTCACATGGGATGGACAGTGGGTCTCTGCTGGGAGGGGTGTTCAGAGCATCCTGTACACATCAGTTACCTACTGCTGCATCAGAAGCCACCCCGAATCTTCCTGGCTGAAAGCAACACGATGTGTGGATTCTCATGACTCTGGAGCTGTCCACGGCTCTTCCGCTGGTCTTGCTAGGTTCACTTGGGGGCTGCATTCACGTGGAGTAGGCTGGAAATGTGCTCAGCGGGGATGGTGAGCATCTCTTTCCAGGCAATCTTTCACCCTCAAGAAGGTGAGAGGATACTTTTACATGAAGTTGCTGTCCGTGATCATATTTCAGGAGCCCACCTCCCAGGAGTGGCCTGGCCCCAGCCATTGCAGCTTATCTATGCCAGTCCACTATAAAGTTGCTATTTTTCACTTTATCATTAACAAATATTGCACAAAACAATGCTTTGAAATATGATTATATCCTACTTCTTATCAAATTTTCACTTTCCAGCTTTAGCATACAATGATAATTTTTGCTTGAATCAATTGTTATTAAGACTGTTGTGAAagggttgtttctaattttattatttgttctaCATTTATTAATGGCATTCATTCTACTACAAGAAAGTCTCTATTTTATTctatctgcctatctatctatctacctacctatttgCCATTTATCTTTCCATAGATCTATCTGACTcatggtttcttattttattcaatgagTTACACTCTGTTAGCACTATTTATTCCAATGTGAAAATGATCTCAGAATTGGCTATTGGAGGCCCCTTCAAGCTGCTTCCTGCATTCTTATGTCACGTTTTCATCATTATTTGAgtctatttttactttctgaTGTAACAAGAAGTTCCAGATTTATCTTTCACTTTTCTGAGCCAACCTTAGAATCAGTGGCTAGAATCTACAGTGAATTTAGAAAGCAAGGCCCAAGTGCAGCCTGTGCTCATTGCTCCTGGATGGCCATGAGGCCTCGGTCTGTGCTTCTCAACCTGTGGCAGAAGGCACCAAATGTGCTTCCCAGAGCACACTTGGTAACGTCTGGGGACATTTTTTGTTGTCACTAGTTGGGAGGAGGTGCTGCTGACAGCACAGCTCCCAAAGATAGAGTGATTAGGCCCAAAATGTCCACAGTGGGGAGGATGAGGAGCCTTGTTCCAGGCCTCCTCAGTGGGAC
The Pongo pygmaeus isolate AG05252 chromosome 21, NHGRI_mPonPyg2-v2.0_pri, whole genome shotgun sequence DNA segment above includes these coding regions:
- the CST5 gene encoding cystatin-D — protein: MTWPMHTPLLLLTALMVAVARSASAQSRTLAGGIHAADLNDKSVQRALDFTISEYNKDISKDEYYSRPLQVMAAYQQIVGGVNYYFNVKFGRTTCTKSQPNLDNCPFNDQPELKEEEFCSFQINEVPWEDKISILNYKCRKV